In a single window of the Hyalangium gracile genome:
- a CDS encoding serine/threonine-protein kinase, producing MPRCLTCGRRWEGSHVTCPLGTPPAEGSAAPLEIPPVPELPLPGYRVERLIARGGFGTVLAAQRLVDAVPVAIKVAHAGSALSRLQLEREAQALRAVGAPAGPTLYAEGALEDGGRYLVLEFIPMPTLASRLGALSGPMPLEEFSSRALALTEALDLLHSRGFAHCDLKPENLLLDDAASRVRMIDFGLSRSLIVPEVSEEPSAQEGSSYAGTDEYMAPEQCAGSSTLDARTDVYALGVLLYEMLTGRPPFFGARTEVLQAHLSRRPTPPSELAPVSAALEAVVLQCLAKERFRRFDSVATVRGALREALAQAKPANTPAARAPSAEEPSRAPQTRRSVAVLLFASSANPLAIQKVLTGLGGQVAYRDGARFAGVFDPNAGENPVQRAIRAAEELEEQRLVSTALVDVATVTVHQRPGAPPRYLGGIFTRKERYPAPTDTIPLLLTPAAADAVPDVRCIPMPERGGLLRPSAPEVVPRKEFTVLRLGSSVLIGRDEELRGLWDSARIAVEQRAPTLTAVLGERGHGKSHFGAALARRLREGLPRARIHSVRAREPVQGDPSSTLRLLLRQALHGFEREEASSPEEGRKAFFERLGEELATELWPGVVTTLGWSGLDTPELQSRAAAPGALRSLALRATGELLAAIARERPLCLLLDDAHFADETALDALEYACLAEGKVPLWVCVLARPEFERSRPSWGMRAAYRATLNLGPLAAGDAQALCRILLRPVENVPSQAVERIVERARRVPLFLVELVRALKRQGLVRQRGEGGSWFLVTDELDTVPELRLVEWLADRELGALPPALAAHARLCALLGSDFTATSAEGMVRELDREGGASGFPLDPHHATRRLLDMGLLVEHRHEALSFRNELVREAVARTLPEAERARIHRAAFRFYESRSAATERQLLPRLAFHAASAGMREEALALYLDLAESARGRHAYLDAETLYTRALELLDATDELRGLTLFRGRGLMRYRIGRYDDSLADFTRARELARRVGDTRVEVEVLLDEAMALDWVNDYVRSEACVQEARALAVKVPSSYVQARLLLGVGRSWFRQGRWEEACPPLEAAADRALTLGDAGYETRVVAQLLLAVILPNLGRISEAEAVLEDVIASCTKRGDQFHLGGAINNRRNLWVARKDLTSAIKDQERFMHLGRELGVVGWEYFAEHNLGELYYQAGDPALAAPHIARAIELERQHLEVAARPWALLLHARVLAWEGQFARARERLGQVREALAQRRHAVGLSPSEEVLFAMVELTTRDASPEAWRKLQERSAEVSVEQEPLEVLEMMGLAALRRGDRAEAVHILEDALQRAVKIPNVMEGRLRRTLERALFASAG from the coding sequence GTGCCTCGCTGTCTGACATGCGGGCGGCGCTGGGAGGGCTCACACGTCACGTGTCCGCTGGGAACTCCCCCGGCGGAAGGCTCCGCCGCTCCGCTTGAAATCCCCCCTGTCCCGGAGCTCCCCCTCCCGGGCTATCGCGTCGAGCGCCTCATCGCGCGGGGAGGCTTTGGCACCGTGCTGGCCGCGCAGCGGCTCGTGGACGCCGTGCCGGTGGCCATCAAGGTGGCGCATGCGGGCAGTGCCCTCTCCCGGCTCCAGCTCGAGCGCGAGGCCCAGGCGCTGCGGGCCGTCGGAGCCCCGGCCGGGCCGACGCTGTACGCGGAGGGGGCGCTGGAGGACGGCGGCCGCTACCTGGTGCTGGAGTTCATCCCGATGCCCACGCTGGCCTCGCGCCTGGGCGCGCTCTCGGGGCCCATGCCGCTGGAGGAGTTCTCCTCACGCGCGCTCGCGCTCACGGAGGCGCTCGACCTGCTGCACAGCCGTGGCTTCGCCCACTGCGATCTCAAGCCGGAGAACCTCCTCCTCGATGACGCGGCCTCGCGCGTGCGGATGATCGACTTCGGGCTGTCGCGCTCGCTCATCGTGCCGGAGGTGTCCGAGGAGCCCTCGGCGCAGGAGGGGAGCAGCTACGCGGGGACGGACGAGTACATGGCTCCCGAGCAGTGCGCGGGCTCCTCCACGCTGGATGCGCGCACGGACGTGTACGCGCTCGGAGTGCTCCTCTACGAGATGCTCACCGGGAGGCCTCCCTTCTTCGGCGCGCGGACCGAGGTGCTCCAGGCCCACCTCTCGCGGCGGCCGACGCCTCCCTCGGAGCTGGCGCCAGTCTCCGCGGCGCTGGAGGCGGTGGTGCTCCAGTGCCTGGCCAAGGAGCGCTTCCGGCGCTTCGACAGCGTGGCCACCGTGCGCGGCGCGCTGCGAGAGGCGCTCGCCCAGGCAAAGCCCGCGAACACGCCCGCCGCGCGAGCCCCCTCCGCCGAGGAGCCCTCCCGCGCTCCGCAGACGCGCCGCTCGGTGGCGGTGCTGCTGTTTGCCTCCAGCGCCAACCCGCTCGCCATCCAGAAGGTGCTGACGGGGCTCGGCGGGCAGGTGGCCTACCGCGACGGCGCGCGCTTCGCGGGTGTGTTCGACCCCAACGCCGGAGAGAACCCGGTGCAGCGCGCCATCCGCGCGGCCGAGGAGCTGGAGGAGCAGCGGCTGGTCTCCACCGCGCTGGTGGACGTGGCCACCGTCACCGTCCACCAGCGGCCGGGGGCTCCGCCGCGCTACCTGGGCGGCATCTTCACGCGCAAGGAGCGCTACCCGGCCCCCACGGACACCATCCCCCTGCTGCTCACTCCCGCGGCGGCGGATGCGGTGCCCGACGTGCGCTGCATCCCCATGCCCGAGCGAGGAGGGCTGCTGCGTCCCAGCGCCCCCGAGGTGGTGCCGCGCAAGGAGTTCACCGTGCTCCGGCTGGGCAGCAGCGTGCTCATCGGCCGGGACGAGGAGCTCCGGGGGCTGTGGGACAGCGCGCGGATCGCGGTGGAGCAGCGAGCCCCCACCCTGACGGCCGTGCTCGGAGAGCGGGGACACGGCAAGAGCCACTTCGGCGCGGCGCTGGCGCGGAGGCTGCGTGAGGGGCTGCCACGGGCCCGGATCCACTCGGTGCGCGCGCGCGAGCCGGTGCAGGGCGACCCGTCCAGCACGCTGCGCCTGCTGCTGCGCCAGGCGCTCCACGGCTTCGAGCGGGAAGAGGCGAGCAGCCCGGAGGAGGGCCGCAAGGCCTTCTTCGAGCGGCTGGGGGAGGAGCTGGCCACGGAGCTGTGGCCCGGCGTGGTGACGACGCTGGGCTGGTCGGGGCTCGACACCCCGGAGCTGCAGAGCCGGGCCGCGGCGCCGGGTGCCTTGCGCTCGCTGGCGCTGCGCGCCACGGGAGAGCTGCTGGCGGCCATCGCGCGCGAGCGCCCGCTGTGCCTGCTGCTGGATGACGCGCACTTCGCGGATGAGACGGCGCTGGATGCGCTGGAGTACGCGTGTCTGGCCGAGGGCAAGGTGCCGCTGTGGGTCTGCGTGCTGGCGCGTCCGGAGTTCGAGCGGAGCCGGCCCTCCTGGGGCATGCGCGCGGCGTACCGCGCGACGCTCAACCTGGGGCCGCTGGCGGCGGGAGACGCGCAGGCGCTGTGCCGCATCCTGCTGCGGCCGGTGGAGAACGTCCCCTCGCAGGCCGTGGAGCGCATCGTCGAGCGGGCCCGGCGCGTGCCACTCTTCCTGGTGGAGCTGGTGCGCGCGCTCAAGCGCCAGGGGCTGGTGCGCCAGCGGGGCGAAGGCGGCAGCTGGTTCCTCGTCACGGACGAGCTGGACACGGTGCCGGAGCTGCGGCTGGTGGAGTGGCTGGCGGACCGGGAGCTGGGGGCGCTGCCTCCGGCGCTGGCGGCGCACGCGCGCCTGTGCGCGCTGCTGGGCTCGGACTTCACCGCGACGTCGGCCGAGGGCATGGTGCGCGAGCTGGACCGCGAGGGTGGCGCCTCGGGCTTCCCGCTGGATCCACACCACGCCACGCGCCGGCTGCTGGACATGGGGCTGCTGGTGGAGCACCGGCACGAGGCGCTGAGCTTCCGCAACGAGCTGGTGCGCGAGGCCGTGGCGCGCACGCTGCCAGAGGCGGAGCGCGCCCGCATCCACCGCGCCGCCTTCCGCTTCTACGAGAGCCGCAGCGCCGCCACCGAGCGACAGCTGCTGCCGCGCCTGGCCTTCCACGCCGCGTCGGCCGGCATGCGGGAGGAGGCGCTCGCGCTCTACCTGGACCTGGCGGAGTCGGCCCGGGGCCGCCACGCATACCTGGACGCCGAGACGCTCTACACGCGCGCGCTGGAGCTGCTGGATGCGACCGACGAGCTGCGCGGGCTGACGCTCTTCCGGGGGCGAGGCCTGATGCGCTACCGCATCGGCCGGTATGACGACTCGCTGGCGGACTTCACGCGGGCGCGCGAGCTGGCACGGCGGGTGGGAGACACGCGCGTCGAGGTGGAGGTGCTGCTGGACGAGGCGATGGCGCTGGACTGGGTGAACGACTACGTCCGCTCGGAGGCGTGCGTACAGGAGGCGCGGGCGCTGGCGGTGAAGGTGCCCTCCTCCTATGTGCAGGCGCGGCTGCTGCTGGGGGTGGGGCGCAGCTGGTTCCGCCAGGGTCGGTGGGAGGAGGCCTGCCCTCCGCTGGAGGCGGCGGCGGATCGCGCGCTGACGCTGGGGGACGCGGGGTACGAGACACGGGTGGTGGCGCAGCTGCTGCTGGCCGTCATCCTGCCCAACCTGGGGCGCATCTCGGAGGCGGAGGCGGTGCTGGAGGATGTCATCGCCTCCTGCACGAAGCGCGGCGATCAGTTCCACCTGGGAGGCGCCATCAACAACCGGCGCAACCTCTGGGTGGCGCGGAAGGATCTGACGAGCGCCATCAAGGACCAGGAGCGCTTCATGCACCTGGGCCGCGAGCTGGGCGTGGTGGGCTGGGAGTACTTCGCCGAGCACAACCTGGGAGAGCTCTACTACCAGGCGGGAGACCCTGCGCTGGCGGCGCCGCACATCGCGCGAGCCATCGAGCTGGAGCGTCAGCACCTGGAGGTGGCGGCGCGGCCGTGGGCGCTGCTGCTGCATGCCCGGGTGCTGGCCTGGGAGGGGCAGTTCGCCCGAGCGCGAGAGCGGCTGGGGCAGGTGCGAGAGGCGCTGGCCCAGCGGCGACATGCGGTGGGGCTGAGCCCCTCCGAGGAAGTGCTCTTCGCGATGGTGGAGCTGACGACACGCGACGCGAGCCCGGAGGCCTGGCGCAAGCTCCAGGAGCGGTCCGCGGAAGTCTCCGTGGAGCAGGAGCCGCTGGAGGTGCTGGAGATGATGGGGCTGGCGGCGCTGAGGCGAGGCGACCGCGCGGAGGCGGTCCACATCCTCGAGGACGCGCTGCAGCGGGCCGTGAAGATTCCCAACGTCATGGAAGGGCGGCTGCGCCGGACGCTGGAGCGAGCACTCTTCGCGAGCGCGGGCTGA
- a CDS encoding tetratricopeptide repeat protein: MMKALYLSCALLALLPWLAWAQPPPRSVARPPPTTRPPTAAPLSAAAREGMRLAEQGCQSDGYDAELCEKAISQLEVAARENPEQVEVQLALAQACWNRSFQERPESRSRRNWQQRATDIFERLVDQRVGDARPYYELSMRRKDDAQRMSLLRRTVELNPRHARAHQDLAWGLLRQGKPDEATRVYQRHLEVSPVKDRQEAHENLRFAGALARAQRPQQAAQVLETVMDQMQGERRAERCLLLQSVDPRLVEARPQVKRELQELRPYCTNTEHLDRAVELEQQGRVDEALMELERQVDINPKPEETYVMLERLYLRKGQPEKAAEVTTRYLRSEPETREKCERFQRISPRTLRAMDTPTLEATRRQCTTP; the protein is encoded by the coding sequence ATGATGAAAGCCTTGTACCTGTCCTGTGCCCTCTTGGCGCTCCTGCCGTGGCTGGCCTGGGCCCAGCCTCCACCGCGCTCGGTGGCGCGTCCTCCGCCGACGACTCGTCCTCCCACGGCGGCGCCCCTGTCCGCCGCCGCGCGCGAGGGGATGCGGCTGGCCGAGCAGGGCTGCCAGTCGGACGGCTACGACGCGGAGCTGTGCGAGAAGGCCATCTCCCAGCTCGAGGTGGCGGCGCGAGAGAACCCGGAGCAGGTGGAGGTGCAGCTCGCGCTGGCGCAGGCGTGCTGGAACCGCTCCTTCCAGGAGCGACCGGAGTCCCGCTCCCGGCGGAACTGGCAGCAGCGCGCCACGGACATCTTCGAGCGGTTGGTGGACCAGAGGGTAGGCGACGCCCGGCCCTACTACGAGCTGAGCATGCGGCGGAAGGATGACGCCCAGCGCATGTCACTGCTGCGGCGCACCGTGGAGCTGAACCCGCGGCACGCTCGCGCCCACCAGGACCTCGCCTGGGGGCTGCTCAGGCAGGGGAAGCCGGACGAGGCGACCCGGGTCTACCAGCGGCACCTGGAGGTGAGCCCGGTGAAGGATCGGCAGGAGGCCCACGAGAACCTGCGGTTCGCCGGAGCGCTGGCCCGGGCCCAGCGCCCACAGCAGGCGGCGCAGGTGCTGGAGACGGTGATGGACCAGATGCAGGGCGAGCGCCGGGCCGAGCGCTGTCTGCTCCTCCAGAGCGTCGATCCTCGGCTGGTCGAGGCGAGGCCCCAGGTGAAGCGTGAGCTCCAGGAGCTGCGCCCCTACTGCACGAACACGGAGCACCTGGATCGGGCGGTGGAGCTGGAGCAGCAGGGCCGGGTGGACGAGGCCCTCATGGAGCTGGAGCGGCAGGTGGACATCAACCCCAAGCCCGAGGAGACGTACGTGATGCTCGAGCGCCTCTACCTGCGCAAGGGCCAGCCCGAGAAGGCGGCCGAGGTGACGACGCGCTACCTGCGCTCGGAGCCGGAGACGCGCGAGAAGTGCGAGCGCTTCCAAAGAATCTCTCCGCGCACGCTCCGGGCCATGGACACGCCGACCCTGGAGGCCACGCGGCGGCAGTGCACCACGCCCTGA
- a CDS encoding PAS domain S-box protein, whose product MTTLDDVTTCAGMPLAPPSATAGACLILISTAMPAAIGKAYPLAPGEHVLGRGSDADIRIDDHGVSRRHARIVRTPEGSCHVTDLGSTNGTYLNGVSVTSTELREGDRLQIGTGTVFRFSAREQLEPREEQLRQALSAARVGIWDWNASSGVVTWSEHVDRLLGLPVGKLSGRAMDLKEVVHPADLSRVREALATALEKRTQVELEYRIEPAGSGYRWLSCKGDVLSDMEGAPARITGTVMDITARKQAEQELRRQALLFESFYDAVLITDLSGRIVDLNPSAERMFGRTKSEALGHTLFSVLNPGLTDILTANILTALDQAGRWTGEVKFERRDGTVCACESVAVPLRDSEGRTIACIMVHRDITERKNLQARLVMADRLASVGTLGAGVAHEINNPLAYMLVNLHLIRVGLERLEAVTPQGTIEPLQQLVQETTEGAERIAGIVQDLKTFARGEQDARMGPVDVRRAVELACKMADNMLRHRARLVLEFDHVPLVEANESRLCQVFLNLLLNASQAIPEGEPAERHEIAVRLRAPERGRVVVEVRDTGVGMTAEVLSRVFDPFFTTKPIGEGTGLGLSICHGIIESMKGTISAESEPGRGSTFRVTLRAMPQESETPTRPSFRLPELGLSSPRARILVVDDEPNVTLSLQRALGAEHEVATANTAREALTLLAQDRGYDVILCDVMMPGMTGMDLYGELERVSPEVAGRVVFMTGGAFTPRAVTFLQGVPNPKIGKPLNLEELRMLVTRRAVEAQR is encoded by the coding sequence ATGACGACTCTGGATGATGTGACAACGTGTGCGGGGATGCCGCTGGCGCCACCGTCGGCCACGGCGGGGGCCTGCCTGATCCTGATCAGCACGGCGATGCCGGCCGCCATCGGCAAGGCGTACCCGCTGGCGCCGGGCGAGCACGTGCTCGGGCGCGGCTCGGACGCGGACATCCGCATCGACGACCACGGGGTGTCGCGACGGCATGCCCGCATCGTCCGCACGCCGGAGGGCTCCTGCCATGTGACGGACCTGGGCTCGACCAACGGCACCTACCTCAACGGGGTGTCCGTCACCTCCACGGAGCTGAGGGAGGGGGACCGGCTGCAGATTGGCACCGGCACCGTCTTCCGCTTCTCGGCGCGCGAGCAGCTCGAGCCGCGCGAGGAGCAGCTGCGGCAGGCGCTCTCGGCGGCGCGGGTGGGCATCTGGGACTGGAACGCCTCCAGCGGCGTGGTGACGTGGTCCGAGCACGTGGACCGGCTGCTGGGGCTGCCGGTGGGCAAGCTCTCGGGTCGCGCCATGGACCTGAAGGAAGTGGTGCACCCGGCGGACCTGTCGCGCGTGCGCGAGGCGCTGGCGACCGCGCTGGAGAAGCGCACCCAGGTGGAGCTGGAGTACCGCATCGAGCCGGCGGGCAGCGGGTACCGGTGGCTGTCGTGCAAGGGCGACGTGCTCAGCGACATGGAGGGGGCGCCCGCGCGCATCACCGGCACGGTGATGGACATCACCGCGCGCAAGCAGGCCGAGCAGGAGCTGCGCCGCCAGGCCCTGCTCTTCGAGAGCTTCTATGACGCGGTGCTCATCACGGACCTGTCCGGGCGCATCGTGGACCTGAACCCGAGCGCGGAGCGGATGTTCGGCCGCACCAAGTCGGAGGCGCTGGGGCACACGCTCTTCTCGGTGCTCAACCCGGGGCTGACGGACATCCTCACCGCGAACATCCTCACCGCGCTGGATCAGGCCGGCCGGTGGACGGGCGAGGTGAAGTTCGAGCGGCGGGACGGGACGGTGTGCGCCTGCGAGTCGGTGGCGGTGCCGCTGAGGGACTCGGAGGGGCGCACCATCGCGTGCATCATGGTGCACCGCGACATCACCGAGCGGAAGAACCTGCAGGCGCGGCTGGTGATGGCGGATCGGCTGGCGTCGGTGGGCACGTTGGGCGCGGGGGTGGCCCATGAGATCAACAACCCGCTGGCCTACATGCTCGTCAACCTTCACCTCATCCGGGTGGGGCTGGAGCGGCTGGAGGCCGTCACGCCGCAGGGGACCATCGAGCCGCTGCAGCAGCTCGTCCAGGAGACGACGGAGGGGGCCGAGCGCATCGCCGGCATCGTGCAGGACCTGAAGACGTTCGCGCGGGGCGAGCAGGATGCGCGCATGGGCCCGGTGGACGTGCGCCGGGCGGTGGAGCTGGCGTGCAAGATGGCGGACAACATGCTGCGCCACCGCGCGCGGCTGGTGCTGGAGTTCGACCACGTGCCGCTGGTGGAGGCCAACGAGTCGCGGCTGTGCCAGGTGTTCCTCAACCTGCTGCTCAACGCGTCGCAGGCCATCCCCGAGGGCGAGCCGGCGGAGCGGCATGAGATTGCCGTGCGGCTGCGCGCGCCGGAGAGGGGCCGGGTGGTGGTGGAGGTGCGCGACACGGGCGTGGGGATGACGGCGGAGGTGCTGTCGCGGGTGTTCGATCCGTTCTTCACCACCAAGCCGATTGGCGAGGGCACGGGGCTGGGGCTGTCCATCTGCCACGGCATCATCGAGTCGATGAAGGGCACCATCTCCGCGGAGAGCGAGCCGGGCAGGGGGAGCACCTTCCGCGTCACGCTGCGGGCGATGCCGCAGGAGTCGGAGACGCCCACGCGCCCGAGCTTCCGGCTGCCCGAGCTGGGCCTGAGCTCTCCGCGCGCGCGCATCCTGGTGGTGGATGACGAGCCGAACGTGACGCTGTCGCTGCAGCGGGCGCTGGGGGCCGAGCACGAGGTGGCCACGGCCAACACGGCGCGCGAGGCGCTGACGCTGCTGGCGCAGGACAGGGGCTACGACGTCATCCTGTGCGACGTGATGATGCCGGGGATGACGGGGATGGACCTGTATGGGGAGCTGGAGCGGGTGTCTCCGGAGGTGGCCGGGCGTGTCGTCTTCATGACGGGCGGGGCCTTCACGCCGCGGGCGGTGACTTTCCTTCAGGGGGTGCCGAACCCGAAGATCGGCAAGCCCTTGAACCTGGAGGAGTTGAGGATGCTGGTGACGCGGCGTGCCGTGGAGGCGCAGAGATGA
- a CDS encoding OPT/YSL family transporter: MKVPSGPLESSALEVPAANPAVFVPGPGVMTSGGEFTTRALVGGCIIGSVLAVSNVYMGMKTGWWESGSISAAVLGFSGLSALGRRWGRAPTARESNMTQTAASAVGAMPAAAGLLGSLPALAMMGISVPAWGVVAWGAALGLLGVLAAYLLRRRLLIEEGLPFPTGVATAEVITAMHKAERVAQPGRARVLMGSGLASMALTWLRDVSGWVPAMTAMPGRLAGLPASTFTWGFGWNPMLLAIGMMAGLPMGLSMLLGAVLAWGVSAPALVSGGVVAASGGYEKFAEWLTWPGVGLMVGAAVVSLAAQARSLVGAVRDLRSMGTAGSGTGRWPLVVGLVASALVLVLGQGVFELPMSHTLVVLALVLPLCAVCARGAGQTDIAPVGQMGQVAQVVSGTLFPGPAGLNVAGGSVVAGAVAQTGVSLWSLKAGHLLGTAPQRQLLAQLLGVLVGAAVGVPAYLLLLKAYGVGGEVLPVPSAHQFRALAELSTQGFSGLPAYASQAAWAGFAVGAGLTLAARGRLERFVPSTAAMGIGFLVPANYAVTIATGALLVAVGRRLRPEATAQHAPALGAGAIAGESLMGLAIAALFAFGIFQR, translated from the coding sequence ATGAAGGTGCCGTCAGGGCCACTGGAGTCCTCGGCCCTCGAGGTTCCCGCCGCCAACCCGGCGGTGTTCGTGCCAGGACCGGGAGTGATGACTTCGGGCGGCGAGTTCACGACGCGCGCGCTGGTGGGGGGCTGCATCATCGGCTCGGTGCTGGCGGTCTCCAACGTGTACATGGGGATGAAGACGGGCTGGTGGGAGAGCGGCTCCATCAGCGCGGCGGTGCTGGGCTTCAGCGGACTGTCGGCCCTGGGGCGGCGGTGGGGCAGGGCGCCCACCGCGCGCGAGAGCAACATGACGCAGACGGCGGCGAGCGCCGTGGGGGCCATGCCGGCCGCGGCGGGGCTGCTGGGCTCGCTGCCGGCGCTGGCGATGATGGGCATCTCCGTGCCCGCGTGGGGGGTGGTGGCCTGGGGCGCCGCGCTGGGCCTGCTGGGCGTGCTGGCGGCGTACCTGCTGCGCCGCAGACTGCTCATCGAGGAGGGGCTGCCATTCCCCACGGGGGTGGCCACCGCGGAGGTCATCACCGCGATGCACAAGGCGGAGCGGGTGGCGCAGCCGGGGCGCGCGCGGGTGCTGATGGGCTCGGGGCTGGCGTCCATGGCGCTGACGTGGCTGCGGGATGTGTCCGGGTGGGTGCCCGCGATGACGGCGATGCCGGGACGGCTGGCGGGGCTGCCGGCCTCCACCTTCACGTGGGGCTTTGGGTGGAACCCCATGCTGCTGGCCATCGGCATGATGGCGGGGCTGCCCATGGGGCTGAGCATGCTGCTGGGCGCGGTGCTGGCGTGGGGGGTGAGCGCGCCGGCGCTCGTGAGCGGGGGGGTGGTGGCGGCCAGTGGCGGTTACGAGAAGTTCGCGGAGTGGCTGACCTGGCCTGGCGTGGGGCTGATGGTGGGCGCGGCGGTGGTGTCGCTCGCGGCGCAGGCCCGCTCGCTGGTGGGGGCGGTGCGGGACTTGCGGTCCATGGGCACGGCGGGGAGTGGCACGGGCCGCTGGCCGCTGGTCGTGGGGCTGGTGGCGTCCGCCCTGGTGCTGGTGCTGGGGCAGGGCGTGTTCGAGCTGCCCATGTCGCACACGCTGGTGGTGCTGGCGCTCGTGCTGCCGCTGTGCGCGGTGTGCGCGCGCGGGGCCGGGCAGACGGACATCGCGCCGGTGGGGCAGATGGGGCAGGTGGCGCAGGTGGTCTCCGGGACGCTGTTTCCGGGGCCGGCGGGGCTCAACGTGGCGGGGGGCTCGGTGGTGGCGGGGGCGGTGGCGCAGACGGGCGTGAGCCTCTGGTCGCTCAAGGCGGGGCACCTGCTGGGGACGGCGCCTCAGCGGCAGCTGCTCGCGCAGCTGCTGGGCGTGCTCGTCGGGGCGGCGGTGGGAGTGCCCGCGTACCTGCTGCTGCTGAAGGCCTATGGAGTGGGTGGCGAGGTGCTGCCGGTGCCCTCGGCGCACCAGTTCCGGGCCCTGGCGGAGCTGTCGACCCAGGGGTTCTCCGGGCTGCCCGCGTATGCCTCCCAGGCCGCATGGGCCGGCTTCGCGGTGGGGGCCGGGCTGACGCTTGCGGCGCGTGGGCGGCTGGAGCGCTTCGTGCCCTCGACCGCGGCGATGGGCATTGGCTTCCTGGTGCCGGCCAACTACGCGGTGACGATCGCCACGGGCGCGCTGCTGGTGGCGGTCGGGCGTCGCCTGCGGCCGGAGGCGACGGCGCAGCACGCTCCAGCGCTGGGAGCGGGGGCCATCGCCGGGGAGTCCCTCATGGGGCTGGCGATCGCGGCGCTCTTCGCGTTCGGGATCTTCCAGCGGTAG
- a CDS encoding D-Ala-D-Ala carboxypeptidase family metallohydrolase gives MRLDRAGRLAWVLCAGIVAGCTCGRGEGTGGSGPLAEDDARVGGGGGRRVALEITEAFTKTTGQTAPRTSFLSPEEEITVRARLVNAPNGAEDHIRWTVRPVGAHTGPAIPATHEGKEFTFRGSSANGNAGSRQPNPPLEYEVIATATVEGQTLEARLPPTTFIRQEEVDIVRQEYADYGTSFRPRLTQISVPGRALLNTGNYTFIVEEDEGKLEELLTQVEQEVNRILNDDVQEQPVRTRGLKPNTVVVSPGPPVLEAGPLGDTDPQGDDVCVGPRVNGACSGPILAGRNGVAETLANNRQVRVELSKLVTSAYRNPQRNRVIGSRSLNSRHTRGRALDLDPRALTVRGKDARQLMCVMEAAGDRVVGTGNSFTERGAATFLDCNDVAADHVHIQR, from the coding sequence ATGAGACTGGACAGAGCGGGGCGACTCGCGTGGGTGCTCTGCGCCGGCATCGTCGCCGGCTGCACGTGTGGAAGAGGAGAGGGGACGGGCGGCAGCGGCCCGCTGGCCGAGGACGACGCCCGGGTGGGCGGCGGCGGTGGGCGGCGGGTGGCGCTCGAGATCACCGAGGCCTTCACGAAGACTACGGGCCAGACGGCGCCGAGGACCTCCTTCCTCTCGCCCGAGGAGGAGATCACCGTGCGCGCGCGCCTCGTCAACGCGCCCAACGGCGCGGAGGACCACATCCGCTGGACGGTGCGCCCGGTGGGAGCGCACACCGGCCCCGCGATACCCGCCACCCACGAGGGCAAGGAGTTCACCTTTCGAGGCAGCTCGGCGAACGGGAATGCCGGCAGCCGGCAGCCCAATCCGCCCCTGGAGTACGAGGTGATCGCCACCGCCACGGTGGAGGGCCAGACGCTGGAGGCGCGCCTGCCACCCACCACCTTCATCCGCCAGGAGGAGGTGGACATCGTGCGGCAGGAGTACGCCGACTACGGCACCAGCTTCCGGCCACGCCTGACGCAGATCTCTGTCCCCGGGCGCGCGCTCCTCAACACGGGCAACTACACCTTCATCGTGGAGGAGGACGAAGGGAAGCTGGAGGAGCTGCTCACCCAGGTGGAGCAGGAGGTGAACCGCATCCTCAACGACGACGTGCAGGAGCAGCCCGTGAGGACCCGAGGGTTGAAGCCGAACACGGTGGTGGTCTCCCCCGGTCCGCCGGTGCTGGAGGCCGGGCCGCTCGGGGATACGGATCCCCAGGGCGATGATGTCTGCGTCGGGCCGCGGGTGAACGGCGCCTGCTCGGGCCCCATCCTCGCCGGCCGCAACGGTGTCGCCGAGACGCTCGCCAACAACCGCCAGGTGCGGGTGGAGCTCTCGAAGCTGGTGACGAGCGCCTACCGCAACCCGCAGCGCAACCGGGTCATCGGCTCCCGGTCGCTCAACAGCCGCCACACGCGGGGCCGGGCGCTGGATCTCGATCCGCGCGCTCTCACCGTGCGGGGCAAGGACGCGCGACAGCTCATGTGCGTCATGGAGGCGGCCGGAGACCGTGTCGTCGGCACGGGGAACTCCTTCACCGAGCGCGGCGCGGCCACGTTCCTCGACTGCAACGACGTGGCGGCGGACCACGTCCACATCCAGCGCTGA